A part of Paenibacillus sp. sptzw28 genomic DNA contains:
- the rpmH gene encoding 50S ribosomal protein L34, giving the protein MRPTFKPNVSKRKKVHGFRKRMASKNGRKVLSARRQRGRKVLSA; this is encoded by the coding sequence ATGAGACCGACATTTAAACCAAACGTTAGCAAACGTAAGAAAGTGCACGGCTTCCGCAAACGGATGGCTTCGAAAAACGGACGTAAAGTGCTTAGCGCTCGCCGTCAACGGGGCAGAAAAGTACTGAGTGCGTAA
- the rnpA gene encoding ribonuclease P protein component, translating to MQRKLRLKRREDFSRIYRNGKSFANSQFVVYWSRQLKAEPFRLGVSASKKIGNAVVRNRMRRLVKEIVRHNADRVVPQLDFIIIVRKPAVGMKMKELEKSILHILKRAGLLKNNR from the coding sequence GTGCAAAGAAAGCTACGTTTAAAAAGACGTGAGGATTTTAGCCGTATCTACCGGAACGGTAAATCGTTTGCCAACAGCCAGTTCGTCGTATATTGGTCGCGGCAGCTGAAGGCGGAACCATTCCGGCTGGGCGTATCGGCCAGTAAAAAAATCGGCAACGCCGTTGTGCGGAACCGGATGAGAAGGCTAGTAAAGGAAATTGTTCGCCATAATGCGGATAGGGTAGTTCCCCAGCTGGATTTTATCATTATTGTTCGTAAACCGGCCGTTGGCATGAAGATGAAGGAGCTTGAGAAAAGCATACTTCATATTCTAAAACGCGCCGGACTCCTGAAGAATAATCGCTAG
- a CDS encoding YidC/Oxa1 family membrane protein insertase, protein MLSRISKRSWFIFLALAAIMLLSGCSTQTHTVSMDDLEHGNFWERNVVYYFSLALETFAKWFGGEYGIAILLMVIIVRTLILPLTLKQYRSSKAMQALQPELAKIKEKHKDNPQKQQEETMKLFQQHQVNPLAGCLPLIVQMPIFIALYNSIYMNENIREHTFLWLQLGQKDPYYILPILAAITTFIQSKMMQSQQKAMPAMQGIILIFPVLIFVMALSFPAALPLYWIFSNIYTIVQNYFLYVRTSSNGKESVPAK, encoded by the coding sequence ATGTTGTCCCGTATTTCGAAACGTTCCTGGTTTATCTTTTTGGCGCTTGCTGCAATTATGCTGCTCAGCGGATGTTCCACACAAACCCATACCGTATCAATGGATGATCTGGAGCACGGCAACTTCTGGGAGCGAAACGTCGTTTATTACTTTTCGCTTGCGCTTGAAACTTTCGCAAAATGGTTCGGCGGCGAATATGGCATCGCGATCTTACTAATGGTTATTATCGTCCGGACGTTGATCCTGCCTCTCACGCTTAAGCAGTATCGCAGTTCCAAAGCAATGCAGGCGCTTCAGCCGGAGCTTGCTAAGATTAAAGAAAAGCATAAGGACAACCCCCAAAAGCAGCAGGAAGAAACGATGAAGCTGTTTCAGCAGCATCAGGTTAACCCGCTTGCAGGCTGTCTTCCGCTGATTGTGCAAATGCCGATTTTTATTGCGCTTTACAATTCGATTTATATGAACGAAAACATACGGGAGCATACTTTCTTATGGCTGCAGCTTGGACAGAAGGATCCGTATTATATCCTTCCGATTTTGGCGGCGATCACTACATTCATTCAATCAAAAATGATGCAGTCGCAGCAGAAAGCAATGCCGGCGATGCAGGGGATTATCCTCATATTCCCGGTACTTATCTTCGTAATGGCATTGTCGTTCCCTGCCGCACTGCCGCTGTACTGGATATTCAGCAATATCTATACGATTGTTCAAAACTATTTCCTATACGTACGCACCTCATCTAACGGTAAGGAGAGTGTACCTGCGAAATGA